From one Montipora capricornis isolate CH-2021 chromosome 10, ASM3666992v2, whole genome shotgun sequence genomic stretch:
- the LOC138020104 gene encoding uncharacterized protein: MATSQRTPISEVVPQDGDLFGPYVINCTVMSFLSLTAIIGNVLILVSICRAPQFLRQPSYVLLINLAFADLCVGFLAEPLYLLDTIPLLINPYSALSSNVGHAFIFISYFLSSLSLWTAAAISVDRLMALHLHMKYSTIVTKFRVCVLVVALLILSSIFASMFEWAPDAQNVVFVCLNSLALLIALLSYTKIFQIVRYHQRQILIQLAELSYTSKRSDNDLNAASMDRQQGERRLEQMEIDGNGATNTEMNDHQRIEIKMKGNGGLHEKSRVTSEKQLQQKEWAPKETLGKANLEKPLLACEDLVEQQQTDNPPVFIVAINNYNQTQRQGSSRKQFTNYSEENRASQRMKTARGKSETSVLSSVVSLSAGNSGHNCIHTTDKVTKSLFFMVEQGTQPKPSTDNMEPVKMTETEFAHIERDQTGKNTNFMCEGEHIETVSSQLNNRGQEFLSAKEGAANIKENSGHSEESIYDRNCLNGLYSRYDQSHVLLNESSRLSKRQETLGEQNEVTSVENNDIVKRSLGNFDSMFDLRARKSPSINTITCHKEAMGTNSVTDGSCTNKCEQNYCPPNENLSVIQSEVKLNHLDEKETKSMRQEDKQYFQRMNEHQNSIADKEELAQSKESNKSEGSLDGQERGCNSQAICQNQTIRRSDLLYNGNKDRPNDNQATIEEKKGFKMQHFKKSVVNMFVIWFIMLLCYLPLICTSILVNFLGRTYSMHLAFNFATSVVFVNSSVNPIVFCWRIREFRAAVRKTLNDVFGFWENHNDRNDTLSS, encoded by the coding sequence ATGGCTACTTCACAACGCACTCCTATCAGTGAAGTTGTACCACAGGACGGCGACCTTTTCGGTCCGTATGTTATTAACTGTACCGTGATGTCTTTTCTGAGCTTAACAGCGATAATAGGAAATGTTTTGATTCTTGTATCCATTTGTAGAGCACCACAGTTCCTGCGCCAACCATCCTATGTCCTCCTAATCAACCTCGCCTTCGCCGATCTCTGCGTCGGATTCCTAGCGGAGCCTCTTTACTTACTCGACACAATACCTCTCTTAATAAATCCCTATTCCGCGTTGTCGAGTAACGTTGGACACGCGTTTATCTTTATTTCATACTTTCTTTCGTCGTTATCCCTCTGGACCGCGGCCGCGATTTCTGTTGATAGACTAATGGCTCTTCATCTTCACATGAAATACAGCACAATAGTCACCAAGTTTCGAGTTTGTGTTCTTGTTGTTGCTCTACTAATACTTAGCTCAATTTTCGCTTCCATGTTCGAGTGGGCACCAGATGCACAGAATGTAGTATTTGTGTGCCTGAATTCCCTTGCTTTGCTCATTGCGTTGTTGTCTTATACGAAGATATTTCAAATCGTCCGATATCATCAAAGACAAATTTTAATCCAGCTGGCCGAGCTTTCGTATACTTCAAAGAGAAGCGACAATGACCTCAATGCGGCTTCAATGGACAGGCAGCAAGGTGAACGCAGGCTGGAGCAAATGGAAATAGATGGAAATGGAGCAACAAACACAGAAATGAATGATCATCAAAGGATTGAAATCAAAATGAAAGGCAATGGAGGTCTACATGAAAAATCGAGGGTTACAAGTGAGAAGCAGTTGCAACAGAAGGAATGGGCACCAAAGGAAACTCTGGGGAAAGCTAATTTAGAGAAGCCTCTTCTTGCGTGCGAGGATTTGGTCGAACAACAACAGACAGATAATCCGCCTGTTTTTATTGTGGCAATCAACAATTATAATCAAACACAGAGACAAGGTTCGTCTCGTAAGCAGTTCACAAACTATTCGGAAGAGAATCGTGCATCGCAACGTATGAAAACTGCACGGGGAAAATCTGAAACATCGGTGCTATCGAGTGTTGTGAGTTTATCAGCAGGAAACAGCGGTCATAACTGCATTCACACTACAGATAAAGTTActaaaagtttgttttttatGGTGGAGCAAGGAACACAACCGAAACCTTCAACTGACAATATGGAACCAGTTAAGATGACAGAAACAGAGTTTGCTCATATCGAGCGCGATCAAACAGGCAAAAACACGAATTTTATGTGTGAGGGTGAACACATAGAAACTGTATCTTCGCAGCTCAATAACCGCGGCCAAGAGTTTTTGTCAGCTAAGGAAGGTGCAGCCAATATTAAAGAAAACTCAGGTCATAGTGAAGAGTCAATATATGACAGGAACTGTTTAAACGGATTGTATTCGAGATATGATCAAAGTCACGTCCTATTAAATGAAAGTTCACGTTTATCTAAAAGGCAGGAAACGCTCGGAGAACAGAATGAAGTTACGTCAGTAGAGAACAACGACATTGTCAAGAGATCTCTTGGAAATTTTGATTCTATGTTTGATTTAAGAGCCAGAAAATCACCAAGTATCAATACAATAACATGTCACAAAGAAGCGATGGGAACCAATTCGGTTACGGATGGCAGCTGTACGAATAAATGTGAACAAAATTATTGCCCTCCAAATGAAAATTTGTCAGTCATTCAGTCAGAAGTAAAACTGAATCACCTagatgaaaaagaaacaaagtcaATGAGACAGGAAGACAAGCAATATTTTCAAAGGATGAATGAGCATCAGAACTCGATTGCAGACAAGGAAGAGCTAGCCCAGAGCAAAGAATCGAATAAAAGCGAGGGAAGCCTTGACGGCCAAGAAAGAGGGTGCAATAGTCAAGCAATTTGTCAAAACCAAACAATCAGAAGATCTGATTTACTGTATAACGGAAACAAAGATAGGCCAAATGACAACCAGGCGACAATTGAAGAGAAAAAAGGATTTAAAATGCAACATTTTAAAAAGTCAGTGGTGAACATGTTTGTGATTTGGTTTATCATGCTTCTCTGTTACCTGCCTCTAATTTGTACATCTATCTTAGTTAACTTTCTTGGTCGCACTTATTCGATGCATTTAGCATTCAATTTTGCCACCTCTGTGGTTTTTGTCAATTCCAGTGTGAATCCCATCGTCTTCTGCTGGAGAATACGCGAATTTCGTGCGGCCGTGAGAAAGACTCTAAACGATGTGTTTGGGTTTTGGGAAAATCACAACGATAGAAATGACACCTTAAGCTCTTAA